From Daucus carota subsp. sativus chromosome 6, DH1 v3.0, whole genome shotgun sequence, the proteins below share one genomic window:
- the LOC108227924 gene encoding T-complex protein 1 subunit theta isoform X2: protein MGLSSQSYGIQSMLKEGHKHLSGLDEAVLKNIDACKQLSTITRTSLGPNGMNKMVINHLDKLFVTNDAATIVNELEVQHPAAKILVLAGKAQQEEIGDGANLTISFAGELLQNAEELIRMGLHPSEIIIGYTKAINKTIEILNELIEDGSDTMDVRNKDQVTLRMKSAVASKQFGQEDILCSLIADACIQVCPKNPANFNVDNVRVAKLVGGGLHNCAIVRGMVLRNDAVGSIKRMEKAKATVFVSGVDTSATETKGTVLIHSAEQLENYAKTEEAKVEELIKSVAESGAKVIVSGAAVGEMALHFCERYKLMVLKINSKFELRRFCRTTGAVAMLKLGQPNPDDLGYADSVSVEEIGGARVTVVRNEEGGNSVSTVLLRGSTDSILDDLERAVDDGVNTYKAMCRDSRIVPGAAATEIELARRLKEFSFKETGLDQYAIAKFAESFEMVPKTLAENAGLNAMEIISTLYAEHASGNTKVGIDLEEGACKDISTMSIWDLHVTKFFALKYAADAVCTVLRVDQIIMAKPAGGPRRDAQPAGPMDED from the exons ATGGGGCTATCATCGCAATCGTACGGCATACAAAGCATGCTTAAAGAGGGCCACAAGCATCTCTCCGGCCTCGACGAAGCCGTGCTCAAGAACATCGACGCTTGCAAACAGCTCTCAACCATCACCAGAACTTCTCTCGGCCCCAATG GTATGAATAAGATGGTTATCAATCATCTCGACAAACTTTTTGTCACGAACGATGCTGCCACGATTGTTAATGAACTTGAAGTCCAGCATCCTGCAGCCAAGATCTTGGTTTTGGCAGGGAAAGCACAGCAAGAGGAAATCGGAGATGGCGCTAATTTGACTATCTCTTTTGCTGGAGAGCTCCTCCAGAATGCAGAGGAACTCATAAGGATGGGACTGCACCCAAGTGAGATCATCATTGGATACACAAAGGCGATTAATAAG ACAATTGAAATACTAAATGAGTTGATTGAGGATGGTTCTGATACCATGGATGTTAGGAATAAGGACCAAGTTACATTGAGGATGAAATCTGCAGTGGCTAGCAAACAATTCGGACAGGAGGATATATTGTGCTCTCTCATTGCTGAT GCTTGCATACAAGTTTGCCCAAAGAACCCTgcaaattttaatgttgataatgTCCGGGTTGCAAAACTTGTGGGTGGAGGTCTCCACAATTGTGCCATCGTCAGAGGCATGGTTTTAAGGAATGATGCGGTGGGAAGCATAAAGAGAATGGAGAAAGCAAAGGCAA CTGTGTTTGTAAGCGGCGTTGATACTTCTGCTACTGAAACAAAAGGAACCGTCCTTATTCATAGTGCTGAACAG cttgagaatTATGCCAAAACTGAAGAAGCAAAGGTTGAGGAGCTCATTAAATCTGTTGCAGAATCAGGTGCCAAGGTTATAGTCAGTGGTGCAGCTGTTGGGGAGATGGCACTACATTTCTGCGAGCGATACAA ACTAATGGTGTTAAAAATCAACTCGAAGTTTGAACTAAGGCGCTTTTGTCGTACAACTGGCGCTGTTGCAATG TTGAAGCTTGGGCAGCCTAACCCAGATGATCTTGGATATGCTGATTCCGTCTCGGTGGAAGAAATTGGTGGTGCCAGG GTTACTGTTGTGAGAAATGAAGAAGGGGGGAACTCTGTATCAACTGTGCTTCTAAGAGGTAGCACTGACAGTATATTGGATGACCTTGAAAGGGCAGTTGATGATGGTGTAAATACCTACAAG GCAATGTGCAGAGACAGTCGGATAGTACCAGGAGCTGCTGCCACAGAAATTGAGTTGGCGAGGAGATTAAAAGAATTTTCATTTAAAGAGACTGG GTTGGACCAGTATGCTATTGCAAAGTTTGCGGAAAGCTTTGAGATGGTACCAAAAACCCTTGCAGAGAATGCCGGGCTTAATGCCATGGAGATCATATCTACTTTGTACGCCGAACATGCATCCGGAAACACCAAAGTGGGCATTGACTTGGAGGAGGGTGCCTGCAAGGATATCTCTACCATGAGTATTTGGGATCTACACGTCACCAA GTTTTTTGCACTTAAATATGCTGCTGATGCTGTCTGCACTGTTCTACGGGTAGACCAG ATCATAATGGCAAAACCAGCAGGTGGTCCAAGGAGAGATGCACAGCCTGCTGGACCTATGGATGAGGACTAA
- the LOC108227924 gene encoding T-complex protein 1 subunit theta isoform X1 gives MGLSSQSYGIQSMLKEGHKHLSGLDEAVLKNIDACKQLSTITRTSLGPNGMNKMVINHLDKLFVTNDAATIVNELEVQHPAAKILVLAGKAQQEEIGDGANLTISFAGELLQNAEELIRMGLHPSEIIIGYTKAINKTIEILNELIEDGSDTMDVRNKDQVTLRMKSAVASKQFGQEDILCSLIADACIQVCPKNPANFNVDNVRVAKLVGGGLHNCAIVRGMVLRNDAVGSIKRMEKAKVAVFVSGVDTSATETKGTVLIHSAEQLENYAKTEEAKVEELIKSVAESGAKVIVSGAAVGEMALHFCERYKLMVLKINSKFELRRFCRTTGAVAMLKLGQPNPDDLGYADSVSVEEIGGARVTVVRNEEGGNSVSTVLLRGSTDSILDDLERAVDDGVNTYKAMCRDSRIVPGAAATEIELARRLKEFSFKETGLDQYAIAKFAESFEMVPKTLAENAGLNAMEIISTLYAEHASGNTKVGIDLEEGACKDISTMSIWDLHVTKFFALKYAADAVCTVLRVDQIIMAKPAGGPRRDAQPAGPMDED, from the exons ATGGGGCTATCATCGCAATCGTACGGCATACAAAGCATGCTTAAAGAGGGCCACAAGCATCTCTCCGGCCTCGACGAAGCCGTGCTCAAGAACATCGACGCTTGCAAACAGCTCTCAACCATCACCAGAACTTCTCTCGGCCCCAATG GTATGAATAAGATGGTTATCAATCATCTCGACAAACTTTTTGTCACGAACGATGCTGCCACGATTGTTAATGAACTTGAAGTCCAGCATCCTGCAGCCAAGATCTTGGTTTTGGCAGGGAAAGCACAGCAAGAGGAAATCGGAGATGGCGCTAATTTGACTATCTCTTTTGCTGGAGAGCTCCTCCAGAATGCAGAGGAACTCATAAGGATGGGACTGCACCCAAGTGAGATCATCATTGGATACACAAAGGCGATTAATAAG ACAATTGAAATACTAAATGAGTTGATTGAGGATGGTTCTGATACCATGGATGTTAGGAATAAGGACCAAGTTACATTGAGGATGAAATCTGCAGTGGCTAGCAAACAATTCGGACAGGAGGATATATTGTGCTCTCTCATTGCTGAT GCTTGCATACAAGTTTGCCCAAAGAACCCTgcaaattttaatgttgataatgTCCGGGTTGCAAAACTTGTGGGTGGAGGTCTCCACAATTGTGCCATCGTCAGAGGCATGGTTTTAAGGAATGATGCGGTGGGAAGCATAAAGAGAATGGAGAAAGCAAAG GTAGCTGTGTTTGTAAGCGGCGTTGATACTTCTGCTACTGAAACAAAAGGAACCGTCCTTATTCATAGTGCTGAACAG cttgagaatTATGCCAAAACTGAAGAAGCAAAGGTTGAGGAGCTCATTAAATCTGTTGCAGAATCAGGTGCCAAGGTTATAGTCAGTGGTGCAGCTGTTGGGGAGATGGCACTACATTTCTGCGAGCGATACAA ACTAATGGTGTTAAAAATCAACTCGAAGTTTGAACTAAGGCGCTTTTGTCGTACAACTGGCGCTGTTGCAATG TTGAAGCTTGGGCAGCCTAACCCAGATGATCTTGGATATGCTGATTCCGTCTCGGTGGAAGAAATTGGTGGTGCCAGG GTTACTGTTGTGAGAAATGAAGAAGGGGGGAACTCTGTATCAACTGTGCTTCTAAGAGGTAGCACTGACAGTATATTGGATGACCTTGAAAGGGCAGTTGATGATGGTGTAAATACCTACAAG GCAATGTGCAGAGACAGTCGGATAGTACCAGGAGCTGCTGCCACAGAAATTGAGTTGGCGAGGAGATTAAAAGAATTTTCATTTAAAGAGACTGG GTTGGACCAGTATGCTATTGCAAAGTTTGCGGAAAGCTTTGAGATGGTACCAAAAACCCTTGCAGAGAATGCCGGGCTTAATGCCATGGAGATCATATCTACTTTGTACGCCGAACATGCATCCGGAAACACCAAAGTGGGCATTGACTTGGAGGAGGGTGCCTGCAAGGATATCTCTACCATGAGTATTTGGGATCTACACGTCACCAA GTTTTTTGCACTTAAATATGCTGCTGATGCTGTCTGCACTGTTCTACGGGTAGACCAG ATCATAATGGCAAAACCAGCAGGTGGTCCAAGGAGAGATGCACAGCCTGCTGGACCTATGGATGAGGACTAA
- the LOC108192862 gene encoding glutamate dehydrogenase B, producing the protein MNALVATNRNFKLAARLLGLDSKLEKSLLIPFREIKVECTIPKDDGTLASFVGFRIQHDNARGPMKGGIRYHPEVDPDEVNALAQLMTWKTAVANIPYGGAKGGIGCNPGELSISELERLTRVFTQKIHDLIGIHTDVPAPDMGTNPQTMAWILDEYSKFHGYSPAVVTGKPVDLGGSLGRDAATGRGVLFATEALLNEHGKSISGQRFVIQGFGNVGSWAAQFIHEKGGKVVAVSDITGAIKNSKGIDIPNLLKHVKENRGVKGFHGGDSIDANSILVEDCDVLIPAALGGVINRENANDITAKFIIEAANHPTDPEADEILKKKGVVILPDILANGGGVTVSYFEWVQNIQGFMWTEEKVNTELKTYMTNGFKDVKEMCKTHNCDLRMGAFTLGVNRVARATVLRGWEA; encoded by the exons ATGAATGCATTGGTGGCCACCAACAGAAATTTTAAGTTGGCAGCTCGGCTGTTGGGGCTGGACTCGAAGCTTGAAAAGAGTTTACTCATCCCATTTAGGGAAATCAAG GTGGAATGTACTATACCTAAAGACGATGGAACTCTAGCATCTTTTGTAGGATTCAGAATTCAACATGACAATGCCCGAGGTCCCATGAAGGGAGGAATCAGATACCATCCAGAG GTTGATCCTGATGAGGTGAATGCATTAGCACAACTGATGACTTGGAAAACAGCAGTAGCTAACATACCTTATGGCGGAGCTAAAGGAGGGATAGGATGTAATCCGGGGGAGTTGAGTATTTCTGAGCTAGAACGACTTACCAGAGTTTTTACACAGAAGATACACGACCTGATTGGTATCCATACAGATGTTCCTGCACCTGATATGGGAACTAATCCACAG ACAATGGCATGGATACTAGATGAATACTCGAAGTTTCATGGCTACTCACCAGCAGTAGTAACCGGAAAACCTGTA GATCTTGGTGGATCACTAGGCAGAGATGCTGCTACTGGAAGGGGAGTACTATTTGCAACTGAAGCCTTGCTTAATGAGCATGGAAAGAGCATTTCCGGACAACGATTCGTTATACAG GGATTCGGGAATGTAGGTTCCTGGGCTGCTCAGTTCATCCACGAAAAGGGTGGAAAAGTTGTTGCAGTAAGTGATATAACCGGAGCAATCAAGAACAGTAAAGGAATTGACATTCCAAACCTACTCAAGCACGTAAAAGAAAATCGTGGAGTGAAAGGTTTCCATGGTGGGGATTCAATCGATGCCAATTCAATATTGGTGGAAGACTGTGACGTTCTCATCCCTGCAGCACTTGGCGGTGTGATCAACAG GGAGAACGCAAATGACATTACAGCCAAATTTATTATTGAAGCAGCTAACCATCCAACTGATCCAGAGGCTGATGAG attttgaaaaagaaaggcGTCGTTATCCTTCCTGACATCCTTGCTAATGGAGGAGGAGTTACAGTTAGCTATTTCGAGTGGGTTCAG AACATACAAGGATTTATGTGGACTGAGGAGAAAGTGAACACAGAGCTAAAGACTTACATGACAAACGGATTCAAAGATGTCAAAGAGATGTGCAAAACACACAACTGTGATCTCCGTATGGGAGCTTTTACTCTAGGAGTTAATCGTGTAGCCCGGGCTACAGTTCTCAGGGGCTGGGAAGCTTGA
- the LOC108225708 gene encoding uncharacterized protein LOC108225708, translating into MCPMRFFLVFFSVILAGFVAWKSIGSGNDGSDSIFSEDSDDLKVSANDRQNRDMIKMVQNGFWVFVDMASGKYLWKALRSGV; encoded by the exons ATGTGTCCCATGAGGTTCTTCCTGGTGTTCTTCTCGGTTATATTGGCGGGGTTTGTTGCATGGAAATCTATTGGTAGTGGAAATGATGGTAGTGATTCCATTTTTTCTGAGGATTCTGATGATTTAAAGGTTTCTGCAAATGACCGACAAAATCGCGACATGATTAAG ATGGTGCAAAATGGATTCTGGGTATTTGTGGACATGGCCAGTGGGAAGTATCTGTGGAAAGCCCTCAGATCTGGAGTCTGA
- the LOC108224399 gene encoding uncharacterized protein LOC108224399: MLKMDLDEWEFISDDAFLELHEDEGQQFFSRSSVKDSSKRILGKYFETSSSKSQQFVETTNLPRLQKQLVPLPIEFQPIIHEAPDEEHVKEVIIQDTNESRLAPNVITEEIKSPSAVKVDQDFLPQVFFKKMKESDFVIDMKMDSPKSGSRGLAPQIEANKFQFEEPTDDQATETMTKNHQEEHGANMWKWSLTGIGAICSFGVAAAATICIIIIGNSQQQRKHQKLQFQIYADEKKIKEVVTQTSRLNDAMSAARGIPLARAHITYGGYYDGF; encoded by the exons ATGCTAAAGATGGATCTTGATGAGTGGGAGTTCATTTCTGATGATGCTTTTCTTGAACTACATGAAGATGAGGGCCAGCAATTCTTTTCGAGATCCTCTGTCAAGGATTCTTCCAAGAGGATTCTTGGCAAGTATTTCGAAACCTCATCTTCAAAATCCCAACAATTTGTCGAAACAACAAACTTACCAAGATTGCAGAAGCAACTTGTTCCTCTGCCAATTGAGTTCCAGCCAATTATCCATGAGGCCCCTGATGAAGAACATGTGAAGGAAGTCATAATTCAGGATACTAATGAGTCTCGTCTCGCGCCTAACGTGATCACTGAGGAGATCAAGTCTCCATCTGCTGTAAAAGTTGATCAGGACTTTCTGCCACAAGTTTTCTTCAAGAAAATGAAGGAAAGTGATTTTGTGATCGACATGAAAATGGACTCACCGAAGTCTGGTTCCAGGGGACTAGCGCCTCAGATCGAGGCGAATAAGTTTCAGTTTGAGGAGCCAACTGATGATCAGGCTACTGAAACTATGACAAAGAATCATCAAGAAGAACACGGTGCAAACATGTGGAAATGGAGCTTAACTGGCATAGGTGCAATTTGTTCTTTCGGTGTGGCTGCTGCTGCTACCATTTGTATCATAATTATCGGAAACAGTCAGCAACAGAGAAAACATCAGAAGCTTCAGTTCCAGATTTATGCCGATGAAAAG AAAATTAAGGAAGTGGTTACTCAGACAAGCCGATTGAATGATGCAATGTCCGCGGCCAGAGGAATTCCCCTTGCAAGAGCTCATATAACGTATGGTGGATACTACGATGGTTTCTAG
- the LOC108224443 gene encoding 5'-adenylylsulfate reductase-like 5 isoform X2 codes for MSKSTATSTALLLVCFSTVFSAASPPPTCPLQPNLFIHTLNSQSPFHFSPNPPLQVGSDYLDRILNSRGNNAYTSVLFYASWCPFSHKVRSTFKTLSAMFPHIEHLEVEESSVVPRVHSFPTILMVKQTSKLRYLGAKDLNSLVRFYRRTTGWEPIQYVDTEQASSSEGSGEFVMRSWVGSSPYEILRREPYLVLSLLFLCLTVLINALPKVLLHIKPLWVVYGPHLNLGIFGETRQILGRLLQMVNLKMIWTKLKRCKTSGFHQCAKDVKNARVWASSLASVSLGKTSSSKSES; via the exons ATGTCTAAATCCACGGCTACTTCCACAGCCTTGCTTCTTGTCTGTTTCTCCACCGTTTTTTCCGCCGCATCGCCGCCGCCGACGTGTCCTTTGCAGCCCAATTTGTTTATACACACTCTCAATTCTCAGTCTCCTTTTCATTTTTCGCCCAATCCACCTCTCCAG GTGGGGAGTGATTATCTTGACAGGATATTGAATTCCAGGGGTAATAATGCATACACTTCTGTACTCTTTTATGCTTCATGGTGTCCATTTTCGCATAAAGTTCGGTCCACATTTAAAACCTTGAGTGCTATGTTTCCTCATATTGAACATTTGGAGGTTGAAGAGTCCTCAGTGGTTCCTAG GGTACACAGCTTTCCTACAATATTAATGGTGAAGCAGACATCAAAATTGCGGTATCTGGGTGCAAAAGATCTCAACAGCCTTGTAAGATTCTACAGAAGAACAACAG GGTGGGAGCCGATTCAATATGTTGATACAGAGCAAGCTAGTAGTTCGGAAGGCAGTGGAGAGTTTGTTATGCGGTCGTGGGTAGGTTCATCACCCTACGAGATTCTGAGAAGGGAACCCTACTTGGTACTCTCGTTGCTGTTCCTATGTTTAACAGTATTAATAAATGCATTACCAAAGGTCTTATTGCACATCAAACCTTTGTGGGTGGTGTATGGACCACATTTGAATTTGGGAATATTTGGAGAGACCAGACAAATATTGGGACGCCTTCTTCAGATGGTCAATCTAAAGATGATTTGGACCAAATTGAAACGATGTAAAACCAGTGGCTTCCATCAATGTGCAAAAGATGTGAAGAATGCTCGTGTCTGGGCTTCTTCACTGGCTTCAGTCTCTCTGGGTAAAACCTCATCATCTAAGTCTGAATCTTAG
- the LOC108224443 gene encoding 5'-adenylylsulfate reductase-like 5 isoform X1, translating into MSKSTATSTALLLVCFSTVFSAASPPPTCPLQPNLFIHTLNSQSPFHFSPNPPLQVGSDYLDRILNSRGNNAYTSVLFYASWCPFSHKVRSTFKTLSAMFPHIEHLEVEESSVVPSILSRYRVHSFPTILMVKQTSKLRYLGAKDLNSLVRFYRRTTGWEPIQYVDTEQASSSEGSGEFVMRSWVGSSPYEILRREPYLVLSLLFLCLTVLINALPKVLLHIKPLWVVYGPHLNLGIFGETRQILGRLLQMVNLKMIWTKLKRCKTSGFHQCAKDVKNARVWASSLASVSLGKTSSSKSES; encoded by the exons ATGTCTAAATCCACGGCTACTTCCACAGCCTTGCTTCTTGTCTGTTTCTCCACCGTTTTTTCCGCCGCATCGCCGCCGCCGACGTGTCCTTTGCAGCCCAATTTGTTTATACACACTCTCAATTCTCAGTCTCCTTTTCATTTTTCGCCCAATCCACCTCTCCAG GTGGGGAGTGATTATCTTGACAGGATATTGAATTCCAGGGGTAATAATGCATACACTTCTGTACTCTTTTATGCTTCATGGTGTCCATTTTCGCATAAAGTTCGGTCCACATTTAAAACCTTGAGTGCTATGTTTCCTCATATTGAACATTTGGAGGTTGAAGAGTCCTCAGTGGTTCCTAG CATACTTTCAAGGTACAGGGTACACAGCTTTCCTACAATATTAATGGTGAAGCAGACATCAAAATTGCGGTATCTGGGTGCAAAAGATCTCAACAGCCTTGTAAGATTCTACAGAAGAACAACAG GGTGGGAGCCGATTCAATATGTTGATACAGAGCAAGCTAGTAGTTCGGAAGGCAGTGGAGAGTTTGTTATGCGGTCGTGGGTAGGTTCATCACCCTACGAGATTCTGAGAAGGGAACCCTACTTGGTACTCTCGTTGCTGTTCCTATGTTTAACAGTATTAATAAATGCATTACCAAAGGTCTTATTGCACATCAAACCTTTGTGGGTGGTGTATGGACCACATTTGAATTTGGGAATATTTGGAGAGACCAGACAAATATTGGGACGCCTTCTTCAGATGGTCAATCTAAAGATGATTTGGACCAAATTGAAACGATGTAAAACCAGTGGCTTCCATCAATGTGCAAAAGATGTGAAGAATGCTCGTGTCTGGGCTTCTTCACTGGCTTCAGTCTCTCTGGGTAAAACCTCATCATCTAAGTCTGAATCTTAG
- the LOC108226897 gene encoding ethylene-responsive transcription factor ERN1: MEIQFQLQKNKTSKFKGRNTKSNNKNKFVGVRQRPSGRWVAEIKDTTQKIRMWLGTFETAEEAARAYDEAACLLRGSNTRTNFVTQVKPNSPLASRIQNLLKNKKTPEKTRKNVPASATAAATTTTSSTSSQSIESSTTSFTSSPASSDSDSCGKVYEQAQLFDDAYKPDLSDFDMNPHTMTWGFENSGINTFPLAQEMLELPNTANLMPSTYTDFSDFERMKVERQISASLYAMNGVQEYMNTVHDPYEAIWDLPSLYY; encoded by the coding sequence atggaaATTCAATTCCAACTccagaaaaacaaaacaagcaaGTTCAAGGGAAGAAACACTAAGAGcaacaacaagaacaaattTGTCGGTGTCAGACAGAGGCCTTCTGGAAGATGGGTAGCTGAAATCAAAGACACCACTCAGAAAATTAGGATGTGGCTCGGAACATTTGAAACTGCAGAAGAGGCTGCTCGCGCATATGATGAAGCTGCCTGTCTGCTCCGCGGATCAAATACTCGTACCAATTTTGTCACTCAAGTCAAGCCTAATTCTCCTCTGGCTTCTCGGATTCAGAATCTTCTTAAAAACAAGAAAACCCCTGAAAAAACCCGAAAAAATGTTCCTGCTTCCGCTACTGCTGCTGCTACAACTACTACTAGTTCTACCAGTAGTCAGAGTATTGAGAGTTCAACTACAAGCTTTACAAGCAGTCCAGCCAGCAGTGATTCTGACTCATGTGGGAAGGTCTATGAGCAAGCTCAATTGTTTGATGATGCATACAAGCCCGATTTAAGCGATTTCGATATGAATCCTCATACTATGACATGGGGGTTCGAAAATAGTGGGATCAACACGTTTCCACTGGCACAGGAAATGCTGGAGCTGCCTAATACTGCGAACTTGATGCCTAGTACTTATACAGATTTTTCGGATTTCGAGAGGATGAAGGTCGAAAGGCAGATTTCAGCATCTCTTTATGCTATGAATGGTGTTCAAGAATACATGAACACTGTCCATGATCCTTATGAAGCCATCTGGGATCTTCCttctttatattattag